A window of Planctomycetota bacterium contains these coding sequences:
- a CDS encoding TIGR03067 domain-containing protein, which yields MRAFLVLALFSPLALAVPVTKEKDTPKDEIAILGIWQIEQFDAGGEKVPPEVNQIQFVFAKEGKFSLTNGPRDRGAGTFKLDPSAKVKTLDITVDGTTMLAIYELDGDTLKLCIPDKPNSPRPEEFKADSGARIAVVTFKRVKDTTKDK from the coding sequence ATGCGTGCCTTTCTCGTACTCGCCCTCTTTTCACCACTCGCACTTGCCGTCCCAGTGACCAAGGAAAAGGACACCCCGAAGGACGAAATTGCGATCCTCGGAATCTGGCAGATCGAACAGTTCGACGCCGGCGGGGAGAAAGTTCCGCCCGAGGTGAACCAGATCCAATTTGTGTTCGCGAAAGAGGGGAAGTTCTCTCTGACGAACGGACCGAGGGATCGCGGTGCTGGCACGTTCAAACTCGATCCGAGTGCCAAGGTGAAAACCCTCGATATCACAGTCGACGGCACGACCATGCTCGCCATCTACGAACTTGACGGCGATACGCTGAAATTGTGCATCCCCGACAAACCGAATTCCCCCCGCCCGGAGGAGTTCAAAGCCGACTCTGGAGCAAGAATCGCCGTCGTCACTTTCAAGCGGGTGAAGGACACGACGAAGGACAAGTAA